From a region of the uncultured Desulfobacter sp. genome:
- a CDS encoding DUF4338 domain-containing protein has product MPALIQPIKFCGRDFSTYDLLVITEVVATCDGISRTEMAYTVCELLDWKRPSGKLKARECKDLLELLDDRDILNLPEKKQPGNHTPQKFKKQVTDNEPYCTLSGSVEEFTPLNIQRVRDRSQRNLFRDLISRYHYLGYAMPFGARLQYLISVTRPKHQVVGCIQFSSPAWRMKSRDLWIGWDDDRRSKALQHVVNNSRFLVLAPIRNLASSMLSASLDHLRFDWERQYGVAPLLLETLVDRSLYYGGCYRAANWIKIGETTGRGRMDKTNRQNEAEVKTIMVYPLVKNARRRLREGNKEGNVAAENLFKSQITGQSGQHNVWSSWTPIKKGEAMMNHPELPNLEKTNEFSLELKLFLNDTRSNLKGSERRKFMANVVRLMGKGGQRRAEKELGWDRKTIQKGTKELDSGFDCIDNFSGRGRKPVEEKLPNLLDDIKDIIKPTSQCDPTFRTTQLYSPLTGVEVLRRLREDKKYSPEQLPTVQTIRYKLNQLGYRLKKVAKTNPQKK; this is encoded by the coding sequence ATGCCGGCATTGATACAGCCTATAAAATTTTGTGGCCGGGATTTTTCGACATACGATTTGTTGGTGATTACGGAAGTTGTGGCTACATGCGATGGTATCAGCCGCACTGAGATGGCCTACACGGTATGCGAGCTTCTTGATTGGAAACGGCCCAGCGGGAAGCTCAAAGCCCGTGAGTGCAAGGACCTCCTTGAACTTCTGGATGACAGAGATATCCTTAATCTACCGGAGAAAAAGCAACCAGGTAACCACACTCCCCAGAAATTCAAAAAACAAGTCACGGACAATGAGCCCTACTGCACACTTTCCGGCAGTGTTGAGGAATTTACGCCTCTGAATATCCAACGAGTACGAGACAGGTCTCAGCGAAACCTGTTCCGGGATCTTATCAGCCGCTACCACTATCTGGGTTATGCCATGCCCTTTGGGGCAAGGCTTCAATATTTGATTTCCGTGACTCGACCTAAGCATCAGGTTGTGGGCTGCATCCAATTTTCAAGCCCTGCTTGGCGGATGAAGTCAAGAGACCTATGGATCGGCTGGGACGATGATAGGCGAAGCAAGGCCTTGCAACATGTGGTTAACAACAGCCGGTTTCTGGTGTTAGCCCCAATTCGCAACCTGGCAAGCAGCATGCTTTCTGCGTCCCTTGATCACCTCCGATTCGACTGGGAGAGGCAGTACGGAGTTGCTCCCCTTCTTTTGGAAACCCTGGTGGACCGGAGCCTGTATTATGGCGGGTGCTACCGGGCTGCCAACTGGATCAAAATAGGCGAAACAACTGGACGTGGACGAATGGATAAGACCAACAGGCAAAATGAAGCCGAGGTGAAAACCATTATGGTTTATCCGCTGGTTAAGAATGCCCGACGTCGACTTAGAGAGGGAAATAAAGAAGGTAATGTCGCTGCTGAGAATTTGTTTAAATCTCAAATTACTGGACAATCGGGGCAGCATAACGTATGGTCATCATGGACCCCTATAAAGAAAGGAGAAGCCATGATGAATCATCCTGAATTGCCCAATCTTGAAAAAACAAACGAATTTTCTCTGGAATTAAAACTGTTTTTGAATGACACCCGGTCGAATTTAAAAGGTTCTGAACGACGTAAATTTATGGCTAACGTAGTCCGCCTTATGGGCAAGGGGGGCCAACGCCGGGCAGAAAAAGAACTGGGATGGGACAGAAAAACCATCCAGAAAGGGACAAAAGAATTAGATTCCGGTTTTGACTGTATAGATAATTTTTCCGGTCGTGGGCGCAAGCCTGTTGAGGAAAAGCTTCCGAATTTGCTTGATGATATAAAAGATATTATTAAGCCGACGAGCCAATGTGATCCCACGTTCCGAACAACTCAACTATACTCTCCGCTAACCGGCGTGGAAGTCCTTCGTCGATTGAGGGAAGATAAAAAATATAGCCCTGAGCAGTTACCAACCGTGCAGACGATAAGATATAAACTCAATCAGTTAGGGTATCGCTTAAAAAAAGTTGCTAAAACCAACCCCCAAAAAAAATAG
- a CDS encoding oligosaccharide flippase family protein: MNETLKQLSFGSLARITYFVASALIGLFMMPFIIKALGNQMFGLWEIIGSIIGFYGLFDIGISSAVMRFVSRDVQLGDKQKQNEYINTAFFAFIIIALVLIIASLSVCAFGSIFIKNSKDLFVFRWVVFILGVGFSFSFPMRVFTGVLNSNHRYDLSSFVDLCGVLLKPVLIIPLLEVGYGIIALSIITVSISVGTYIVKYFFAKRIFRGLRISSKYFKIEKAKEILKYSLVSFVIEISKVMKFKVDNFVIAMVLGLSEITIYVIAARLLSYFMDFMWIALTGMLQTVFSRFEATANVDLIQKRYYEIMRIQAYISAIVGGGMLIFGKHFILRWMGDEYINSVRILMILTPAFIIIYFAGPIYGLLMGTSKHKFFAVAQMGEAMFNLFLSVLLVQYYGLVGIAIGTAVPALLFNALILPIYVCKILKVNYLKFVFIFFRLIFKASMVLFFFWYFVAPHVESNYCNIAILFILEVVFFGVFIFFLELNYKEKINLIKTIKRHI; this comes from the coding sequence ATGAACGAAACTTTAAAACAGCTATCATTCGGATCTTTGGCGAGAATTACCTATTTTGTAGCAAGTGCACTTATAGGGCTTTTTATGATGCCTTTTATAATAAAAGCACTTGGGAACCAGATGTTTGGTTTATGGGAGATAATTGGCTCAATAATTGGTTTCTATGGTTTGTTCGATATAGGAATATCTAGCGCAGTAATGAGATTTGTATCAAGAGATGTGCAGCTTGGAGATAAACAAAAACAAAATGAATATATCAATACGGCTTTTTTTGCTTTCATTATTATTGCGTTGGTTCTGATAATAGCCTCTCTTTCTGTTTGTGCATTTGGTTCAATATTTATAAAGAATTCTAAGGATTTGTTTGTTTTTAGATGGGTGGTTTTTATTCTTGGAGTTGGCTTTTCCTTTTCTTTTCCAATGAGAGTTTTTACAGGTGTTCTCAATTCGAATCATCGATATGATTTGTCTTCATTCGTAGACCTGTGTGGTGTGTTGTTGAAACCGGTTCTGATTATACCACTATTGGAGGTTGGATATGGAATAATAGCGTTATCTATTATAACAGTGTCGATATCTGTCGGGACATATATAGTCAAATATTTTTTTGCAAAAAGGATATTTCGTGGATTAAGAATTTCATCGAAATATTTCAAAATAGAAAAAGCCAAAGAAATCTTAAAATATAGTTTAGTTAGTTTTGTTATTGAAATCTCAAAAGTAATGAAATTCAAAGTTGATAATTTCGTGATTGCTATGGTTTTGGGGTTATCAGAAATAACTATTTATGTTATCGCTGCTCGCCTTTTATCATATTTTATGGATTTTATGTGGATTGCATTAACAGGTATGTTGCAGACTGTTTTTAGTCGATTTGAGGCCACGGCTAATGTTGATTTAATCCAAAAAAGATATTATGAAATTATGCGAATACAGGCATACATATCTGCCATTGTTGGTGGAGGGATGTTGATCTTTGGTAAGCACTTTATCCTAAGATGGATGGGGGATGAATATATAAATTCGGTAAGAATTTTAATGATACTTACTCCTGCGTTTATAATAATATATTTTGCCGGACCAATATATGGACTACTAATGGGAACTTCAAAACACAAATTTTTTGCAGTAGCTCAAATGGGTGAGGCGATGTTTAACCTTTTTCTAAGTGTCCTACTGGTTCAGTATTACGGTTTGGTCGGTATTGCAATCGGAACTGCTGTTCCTGCATTATTATTCAATGCATTAATTCTCCCTATATATGTTTGTAAAATTTTAAAAGTTAATTATTTAAAATTCGTATTTATTTTTTTTAGGTTGATTTTTAAAGCGTCTATGGTTTTATTTTTCTTTTGGTATTTCGTAGCTCCACACGTAGAAAGTAATTATTGTAATATTGCTATTTTATTTATTTTAGAGGTTGTCTTTTTTGGCGTATTTATTTTCTTTTTAGAACTAAATTATAAAGAAAAAATAAATTTAATAAAAACAATTAAAAGGCACATCTAA
- a CDS encoding Coenzyme F420 hydrogenase/dehydrogenase, beta subunit C-terminal domain codes for MIVDNKMIEICKKEECTGCFACENCCPHSSITMLEDEYGFVFPNINQETCTGCGLCEKVCPAVTELKFLYPENAYAFWNDRFRETSTSGGASATFAQHFINNNGVVYGAAHIEGCEVKHIRIDSADQLYRLQGSKYVHSYVNETFKLVKKDLLKGKEVIYFGTPCQIAGLKLFLIKEYEGLFLVDIICHGVPSQKFLNEEIHFFVGNKIIEKFSFRGPDGFRLKFYSNGRLLKNIAQTESMYYRSFLKGITYRECCYFCKFARPERIADLTIGDFWGIGKEDKCDYLNTLDKGISVLLPITLRGKKLIDIVKKGEGFIQERPVTEAINGNSQLYEFVSKSKEAVIFQKTYLKKGFHKAVKRALFVELLKERIKKIIGWNQVS; via the coding sequence ATGATTGTAGATAATAAGATGATTGAAATTTGTAAAAAGGAAGAATGTACAGGCTGTTTTGCTTGTGAAAACTGTTGTCCTCACTCCAGCATTACTATGCTTGAAGATGAATATGGATTCGTTTTTCCCAATATAAACCAAGAGACTTGTACTGGATGCGGTCTTTGTGAAAAAGTGTGTCCCGCGGTTACGGAATTGAAATTTTTATACCCTGAAAATGCCTATGCTTTTTGGAATGATCGTTTTCGTGAAACAAGCACATCTGGTGGGGCGTCTGCAACTTTTGCACAGCATTTTATCAATAATAACGGTGTCGTATATGGAGCCGCACATATAGAAGGCTGTGAGGTAAAGCATATACGTATCGATAGTGCAGATCAACTGTATCGTCTACAAGGATCAAAATATGTACATAGTTATGTGAATGAAACCTTTAAACTGGTTAAAAAAGATTTGCTGAAGGGGAAAGAAGTAATTTATTTTGGAACCCCCTGTCAGATTGCTGGATTGAAGCTTTTTTTAATCAAAGAGTATGAGGGGCTTTTTCTTGTTGATATCATCTGTCATGGGGTTCCATCTCAAAAGTTTCTTAATGAAGAGATTCATTTTTTCGTTGGAAATAAAATAATTGAAAAATTTAGTTTTAGAGGTCCGGATGGTTTTCGTTTAAAATTTTATTCCAATGGAAGGCTACTTAAGAATATAGCACAAACTGAGTCCATGTACTACAGATCCTTTTTAAAAGGTATAACCTATCGAGAATGTTGTTATTTTTGCAAATTTGCCCGCCCCGAGAGAATAGCAGATTTGACAATAGGGGATTTTTGGGGGATTGGTAAAGAAGATAAATGTGACTATCTTAACACCTTAGATAAAGGGATATCTGTTCTTTTGCCAATAACCTTAAGAGGAAAAAAATTAATTGATATAGTTAAAAAAGGGGAGGGCTTTATACAGGAAAGGCCAGTGACGGAGGCTATTAATGGGAACTCCCAATTATATGAATTTGTGAGTAAGTCTAAAGAAGCTGTTATATTTCAGAAGACATATTTAAAAAAGGGATTTCATAAAGCGGTAAAAAGAGCGTTGTTTGTTGAATTACTGAAAGAACGAATAAAAAAAATAATCGGATGGAATCAGGTATCGTAG
- a CDS encoding polysaccharide pyruvyl transferase family protein, whose product MKTGTITFHCSHNFGSTLQTFALQTVLVKNGIDNTVINYVYEFDMRNYSLFRKHLYLKNPKSLLADIIRFNIRRRRKKNYEAFIAKHIKMTIKEYRSCEDMRELTDQYDTFIAGSDQIWNASCTAGVVPAYFLDFVEGSGAHTVAYSPSIGHAEIQPKYQDDFKKYLKNINIISVREKSTIEEVKKLTAKPVVSVMDPTLLLCAKEYEAVMVPVDAPFKYIFYYVLEPNFEMDNYVRSLSEKYKLKVIYFSHKKTSFPHGELSIFPYGPGEFLYLIKNASYVVTNSFHASIFSVLFRKKFITYTTKLSYPRMIDFLGSLGLSERINNEAVRIQDPIDYEETELLLKIEREKSITFLITSLKREK is encoded by the coding sequence ATGAAAACGGGAACTATAACCTTTCACTGTTCGCACAATTTTGGTTCGACTTTACAGACATTTGCACTACAGACTGTCCTGGTAAAGAATGGAATTGACAATACAGTTATAAATTATGTCTATGAATTTGACATGAGAAACTATTCTCTATTTCGGAAACATCTTTACCTTAAAAATCCGAAATCATTATTGGCCGATATAATTCGATTTAATATAAGACGTAGAAGAAAAAAGAACTATGAAGCATTTATTGCAAAACATATTAAAATGACAATAAAAGAATATCGATCTTGCGAAGATATGAGAGAGCTAACGGATCAGTATGACACTTTTATTGCTGGTAGTGATCAAATATGGAATGCTTCGTGTACTGCAGGGGTTGTTCCTGCATATTTTCTTGATTTTGTTGAAGGCTCTGGTGCTCATACTGTTGCATATTCACCTAGTATTGGTCATGCTGAAATTCAACCAAAGTATCAGGATGATTTCAAAAAATATCTGAAAAACATCAATATCATTTCTGTTCGTGAAAAAAGCACCATTGAAGAAGTGAAAAAATTAACGGCAAAACCTGTCGTTAGTGTAATGGATCCGACATTGCTATTATGTGCAAAAGAGTATGAAGCCGTAATGGTTCCTGTTGATGCGCCTTTTAAGTATATTTTTTATTATGTGCTTGAACCAAATTTTGAAATGGATAATTACGTCAGATCACTCTCAGAAAAATATAAACTGAAGGTCATATACTTTTCTCATAAAAAAACATCCTTTCCGCATGGAGAGTTAAGTATTTTCCCTTATGGGCCTGGAGAATTTTTATATCTTATAAAAAATGCGAGTTATGTGGTTACAAATTCTTTCCATGCATCAATTTTTTCTGTGCTATTTAGAAAAAAATTTATCACTTATACTACTAAACTAAGTTATCCTAGGATGATAGATTTTTTAGGAAGTTTAGGGCTATCTGAGAGAATCAATAATGAGGCCGTTAGAATTCAGGATCCAATTGACTATGAAGAAACCGAACTGTTGCTGAAAATCGAGAGAGAAAAATCTATAACATTTCTAATCACTTCTTTGAAAAGGGAAAAATGA
- a CDS encoding glycosyltransferase family 2 protein, protein MNCSPDVKKISVIIPTFNRIKYLTETIDNIFQQDYPIYELIIVDDFSNDATKKIINDLIIKRGDHTIRYFENEKSKGVSGARNTGLKYAKGEFIAFQDSDDFWVPDKLQRQIAIFQTYPEIDAVVTESAFFGNCEENYGNSSYKKQLFGDKYWIHAGNHVYLSKKETFLFLLDKGCPFRVQSLIFRKRCLKKVDFFDEKMVYLEDSAFLLKFFITGKVVNIGIKLTKIRRHEGNTDNIIDSAGKHEGDVQLIHNIYRYYKKNIVEKNVLIMEKLDKILSNSYIRYSTEAFRSGKYAEAKRNLKFALEIKLSIKSLIRYFLLSVIPGSILNAIRKKLK, encoded by the coding sequence ATGAACTGTAGCCCCGATGTAAAAAAAATATCAGTAATAATTCCCACTTTTAATCGAATTAAATATTTAACTGAAACTATAGATAATATTTTTCAGCAGGATTATCCTATTTATGAATTAATTATTGTTGATGATTTTTCCAATGACGCTACTAAGAAAATAATTAATGATTTAATCATTAAGAGGGGTGATCATACAATCCGATATTTTGAGAATGAGAAATCAAAAGGTGTAAGCGGAGCAAGAAATACTGGGTTAAAATATGCAAAAGGGGAATTTATTGCTTTTCAAGATTCTGATGATTTCTGGGTACCAGATAAGCTTCAAAGACAAATAGCCATTTTTCAAACTTATCCTGAGATAGACGCTGTTGTAACCGAATCTGCCTTTTTTGGAAACTGTGAGGAAAACTATGGGAATTCCAGTTATAAAAAACAATTGTTTGGTGACAAATACTGGATACATGCTGGCAATCACGTATACTTATCTAAAAAAGAAACATTTTTGTTCTTGTTAGATAAAGGTTGCCCCTTTAGAGTCCAATCATTAATTTTTCGTAAAAGATGCCTGAAAAAAGTTGATTTTTTTGATGAAAAGATGGTTTATCTAGAAGATTCTGCATTTTTATTAAAATTTTTTATCACAGGAAAAGTTGTTAACATAGGAATAAAGTTAACCAAAATTCGGAGGCACGAAGGGAATACAGATAACATTATTGACTCAGCTGGAAAACATGAAGGAGACGTTCAATTAATTCATAATATTTATAGATATTATAAAAAGAATATCGTTGAAAAAAACGTCTTGATTATGGAAAAATTAGACAAAATTTTAAGTAATTCATATATAAGATATTCGACTGAAGCATTTAGATCTGGAAAATATGCTGAAGCAAAAAGAAACTTGAAATTCGCTTTAGAAATAAAGCTGTCAATAAAATCATTGATTAGATATTTTTTGTTATCTGTAATACCGGGTTCAATTTTAAACGCAATAAGAAAGAAGCTGAAATAA
- a CDS encoding IS1 family transposase, which produces MNNIKTPISKVASALRLRGEGLGLRATGRVLRSNKSTIALWENRFADQKATLLLYGFCHEFISLTFEGDELYTIVGKRTMPSESEGWTAVIMERASRFIVDQRCGKKDTSLFKSVMKTVCGYIDHTDDLSFFSDGERRYGNMLFELCSEVFQTGKKGRPPRVLPKGVKVRVKNKGDQKHKKGRKRPKYQAPQREHLDTDQNLKESEIHANHLEAQNAAIRRKNSTFRRKTNTYAKTVKGLQRTLDVHQIIHNYVRPHWTTREVPAVALGILAKPLSLEGILSMQRAA; this is translated from the coding sequence ATGAATAATATTAAAACGCCAATCAGCAAGGTTGCATCTGCATTGAGACTTCGCGGTGAAGGCCTTGGGCTTCGAGCAACCGGCAGGGTATTGAGATCAAACAAAAGTACCATTGCACTATGGGAAAATAGATTTGCCGACCAGAAAGCCACATTGTTGCTATATGGTTTTTGTCATGAATTTATATCCCTGACATTTGAAGGAGATGAGCTCTACACCATTGTCGGTAAACGAACAATGCCATCGGAATCCGAAGGCTGGACAGCGGTCATTATGGAAAGAGCCAGTCGATTTATTGTCGACCAACGATGTGGGAAAAAAGATACATCATTATTCAAATCAGTTATGAAAACCGTATGCGGGTATATCGATCATACAGATGATTTATCGTTTTTTTCAGATGGTGAAAGACGATATGGTAATATGCTTTTCGAATTATGTTCCGAGGTTTTTCAAACCGGCAAAAAGGGGCGTCCTCCCAGAGTTCTTCCTAAAGGAGTCAAAGTTCGTGTTAAAAACAAAGGGGATCAAAAACACAAAAAAGGCCGTAAACGCCCAAAATACCAAGCTCCACAGCGAGAACATCTTGATACGGATCAAAATTTAAAGGAATCCGAAATCCATGCCAACCACCTTGAGGCTCAAAACGCTGCAATCAGGCGAAAGAATAGTACTTTCAGGAGGAAAACAAACACTTATGCAAAAACGGTAAAGGGCTTACAAAGAACACTGGATGTTCATCAAATAATTCACAACTATGTCCGTCCGCATTGGACGACAAGAGAGGTCCCCGCTGTTGCTTTGGGAATATTAGCAAAACCGCTTTCTCTCGAAGGTATCTTATCCATGCAGAGAGCGGCATAA
- a CDS encoding alkaline phosphatase family protein translates to MLDDTRARKKKKKAVIAILIDALGWELVKKYKVFSDIADYRTGLKTILGFSSSAVPTVLSGVSGDKMELWNSVYYSPQTSPYKWLKRFEWVPEPLKENRYSRFLIRQFSRRMAKHRGYFSDFAIPVKYLPQFDLCEKRNIYSPGGLIGNQSIFDDLERIQKKYKVYSYVQGASDEHIFSKVNNDIINSTSDVFYLYLCQLDAFLHAHVNEPEKVKQKIRWYERQVTNLVENAQNHYCNIVIHIFSDHGMVPIKSTVDMITTIQELGFIEGKDYAVMYDSTMARFWFMNGKCRNAITQKLFELEYGNIVSDTILKEEGAFFEDRRFGEIIFLMQPGTLICPSYMSYAPVPGMHGFSPDDPDMEASYLSNVVPNVQPRHIRDIKRTVLNTI, encoded by the coding sequence ATGTTGGATGATACGCGTGCCCGAAAAAAAAAAAAGAAAGCAGTGATTGCAATACTTATTGATGCTTTGGGATGGGAACTTGTAAAAAAATATAAAGTGTTTTCCGACATCGCTGACTATAGAACAGGGTTGAAGACCATTCTTGGTTTCAGCAGTTCGGCAGTGCCGACAGTTCTTTCAGGCGTGTCAGGGGATAAAATGGAGCTTTGGAATTCTGTTTATTATTCTCCTCAGACTTCTCCTTACAAGTGGTTGAAACGGTTTGAATGGGTACCGGAACCACTAAAAGAAAATAGATATTCTAGATTCCTTATTCGACAATTTTCACGGAGAATGGCAAAACATAGAGGGTATTTCAGCGACTTTGCAATTCCTGTAAAATATCTCCCTCAGTTTGATCTCTGTGAAAAAAGAAATATTTATTCTCCTGGTGGGCTTATAGGTAATCAATCTATTTTTGATGATTTGGAAAGGATACAGAAGAAATACAAGGTGTATTCCTATGTTCAGGGGGCTTCAGATGAGCATATATTCTCAAAGGTTAATAACGATATAATTAATTCAACTTCTGATGTTTTTTATCTTTATTTGTGTCAGCTTGACGCTTTCCTTCATGCACATGTAAATGAACCGGAAAAGGTTAAACAAAAGATACGGTGGTATGAAAGACAAGTTACAAACCTGGTCGAAAACGCGCAAAACCATTATTGCAACATTGTTATTCATATATTTTCCGACCATGGCATGGTACCTATAAAATCAACAGTCGATATGATAACAACCATCCAAGAACTTGGATTCATAGAAGGTAAGGATTATGCCGTGATGTATGATTCAACTATGGCACGTTTCTGGTTTATGAACGGAAAATGCAGAAACGCTATAACTCAGAAATTATTCGAACTTGAATACGGTAATATAGTCAGCGATACAATACTGAAAGAAGAAGGCGCTTTCTTTGAAGATAGAAGGTTTGGTGAAATTATATTTCTTATGCAACCCGGGACATTGATTTGCCCAAGTTATATGAGTTATGCCCCTGTTCCGGGTATGCACGGCTTCTCTCCAGATGATCCAGATATGGAAGCCTCGTATTTGTCTAATGTCGTTCCAAATGTTCAGCCTCGACATATAAGAGACATAAAAAGAACGGTTTTAAATACAATCTGA
- a CDS encoding acyltransferase family protein: MKIISLTLSLARIFATFGIYMFHVLSQFGVNNHNIDFISILVFCFLTGFLSSNVKLDRYQWLKKRVFSIMLPYWLVIIPVLLANRVVCYKETTLFEDLVTFWGGNMFLKNKVYVIAWYITFILLIYLFTYFQSLYKNLYFKIIVWAIGFCIFSLWLNKEYYFLSFAIGFLISTRYPVLPGRKNNKTYLENKLFSIQSHCYCFFLIHGGVLVALCYFLHINIVELFLYGMLLSVFGAITLKKAVKLVQRQIPRFSNVG; this comes from the coding sequence GTGAAAATTATTTCTTTAACACTAAGCCTTGCGAGAATATTTGCCACATTTGGTATATATATGTTTCATGTTTTAAGTCAATTTGGAGTCAACAATCACAACATTGATTTTATTTCTATTTTGGTCTTCTGTTTTTTAACTGGTTTTCTTTCATCTAACGTGAAATTAGATCGTTATCAGTGGTTAAAAAAAAGGGTGTTTTCGATAATGCTGCCATACTGGTTGGTCATCATACCTGTCTTGTTGGCAAATCGGGTTGTTTGTTATAAGGAAACCACGCTTTTTGAGGATTTAGTTACTTTTTGGGGTGGGAATATGTTTTTAAAGAATAAAGTATATGTGATTGCCTGGTATATCACTTTTATACTTCTTATCTATCTGTTTACATATTTCCAATCTTTATATAAAAACTTATACTTTAAAATCATAGTTTGGGCTATTGGGTTCTGTATTTTTTCGTTGTGGTTGAATAAAGAATATTATTTTTTATCATTTGCTATCGGTTTTTTAATATCTACTCGCTATCCAGTTCTCCCGGGCAGAAAAAATAATAAAACTTATTTGGAGAATAAGTTGTTTTCAATTCAGAGCCATTGTTATTGTTTTTTTCTGATCCATGGTGGTGTATTGGTCGCTTTATGTTATTTTTTACATATCAATATCGTTGAATTGTTTTTATATGGAATGCTTTTAAGTGTTTTTGGTGCAATCACCTTGAAAAAAGCTGTGAAATTAGTACAAAGACAAATACCGAGGTTTAGCAATGTTGGATGA
- a CDS encoding glycosyltransferase: MMIALFIISCLFITLIVFSPWCISLMSAVKHKQDTYKGESILKVSIILPAYNEEECIEEKLSNLKERSEELMLDYEVLIGSDGSTDNTVKIANEFIARHRLANWKVFDFSNVGKCQTINRLVQQSTGECILSTDCDTILHPFALHALVDMFQSNRSLGCISSVPLYDLGEKSVQQRYWSIDLLIREKESENGDLIVFNGWLYGFRKQAFETIPTGVMADDLWIPISILLGGWQSMQCQESIVSCHRTDEETELHKRCRVMAGGMDVVFRLFKRLLLSPVLLGTVFLHKINRWLVSIWVPLGIISFFFAFVPFYIVVCLTLILIFFFLSIARLRNVIITIIQPILAFFKVISSKDLGRWDHAGRK, from the coding sequence ATGATGATTGCACTTTTTATTATCAGCTGCCTTTTTATTACGCTTATTGTTTTTTCGCCTTGGTGTATCAGCTTGATGTCCGCTGTAAAACATAAACAGGATACTTATAAAGGCGAATCGATATTAAAAGTATCTATTATTTTACCTGCTTATAATGAGGAAGAATGCATTGAAGAAAAATTGAGCAATTTGAAGGAAAGAAGTGAGGAACTGATGCTGGATTATGAGGTTCTTATCGGTTCTGATGGCAGCACAGATAACACTGTTAAGATTGCAAATGAATTCATTGCCCGTCACAGACTGGCCAACTGGAAAGTTTTTGACTTCAGCAATGTTGGGAAATGTCAAACGATCAACCGCCTTGTTCAGCAAAGTACTGGGGAATGTATATTGTCAACAGACTGTGATACAATCCTCCACCCGTTTGCTCTTCATGCGCTCGTAGATATGTTTCAGAGCAACCGTTCATTGGGTTGTATATCTTCTGTGCCGCTATACGATTTAGGAGAAAAATCTGTTCAGCAGAGATATTGGTCTATAGACCTTCTTATCCGGGAAAAAGAGTCAGAAAATGGAGATCTCATTGTATTCAACGGCTGGCTGTATGGATTTCGAAAGCAAGCATTTGAAACTATCCCGACAGGCGTCATGGCGGACGATCTATGGATACCGATTTCAATCCTGTTAGGCGGTTGGCAAAGCATGCAATGCCAGGAAAGTATCGTTAGTTGTCACCGCACTGATGAAGAAACAGAGCTGCACAAACGATGTCGGGTCATGGCCGGAGGGATGGATGTTGTATTTCGATTGTTTAAACGGTTGCTCCTTTCTCCCGTTCTTTTGGGCACCGTCTTTCTGCATAAGATCAACCGCTGGCTGGTGTCCATATGGGTTCCTTTGGGCATTATCAGTTTCTTTTTTGCGTTTGTCCCCTTTTATATCGTTGTATGTTTAACTCTAATTTTAATTTTCTTTTTTTTGTCTATTGCCAGGTTAAGAAATGTTATTATCACAATAATACAACCTATTTTGGCTTTTTTCAAAGTTATTTCCAGCAAAGACCTGGGGCGATGGGATCATGCTGGCCGGAAATGA